A genomic segment from Malus domestica chromosome 05, GDT2T_hap1 encodes:
- the LOC139196212 gene encoding uncharacterized mitochondrial protein AtMg00310-like, with the protein MEVLQCYTEASGQIINKEKSSLYFGAKCSRQQLRKLAICTNIPGRHEFGKYLGITADFGASKKAVFEGVKEALEGRINGWAEQFLSPTGKEVLIKAVAMALPNYAMSCFKLLMGLCKELESAIANFWWRGNKDKGGMHWVSWQKMKRSKKTSRLGFQDLLAFNLSYLAKIGWQLLLNHGTLLGQILKAKYFPDRPFLEAKIRRRSSWGR; encoded by the coding sequence ATGGAGGTGTTACAGTGTTATACGGAAGCATCCGGACAGATTATTAATAAGGAGAAAAGTTCCTTGTATTTTGGGGCAAAGTGTTCGCGGCAACAATTGAGGAAACTTGCCATATGTACTAATATTCCAGGTCGACATGAATTTGGCAAGTACTTGGGGATTACTGCAGATTTTGGAGCATCTAAGAAGGCGGTTTTTGAGGGTGTTAAGGAGGCTTTGGAGGGGAGGATAAATGGGTGGGCTGAGCAATTTCTTTCCCCAACCGGGAAAGAAGTTCTTATTAAAGCAGTCGCTATGGCTTTGCCAAACTATGCAATGTCGTGTTTTAAGCTTCTGATGGGGCTCTGTAAGGAGTTGGAATCAGCTATCGCCAATTTCTGGTGGAGGGGAAATAAGGACAAAGGCGGTATGCATTGGGTTTCATGGCAGAAAATGAAGCGAAGTAAGAAGACAAGTAGGCTTGGGTTCCAAGACTTACTGGCCTTCAACCTATCTTACTTAGCAAAGATTGGGTGGCAACTTCTGCTAAATCATGGTACATTATTGGGACAAATTCTAAAAGCTAAATATTTTCCAGATCGACCGTTTTTGGAGGCAAAGATTAGGAGACGGTCTTCCTGGGGGAGGTGA